A single region of the Triticum dicoccoides isolate Atlit2015 ecotype Zavitan chromosome 2B, WEW_v2.0, whole genome shotgun sequence genome encodes:
- the LOC119366533 gene encoding uncharacterized protein LOC119366533 — protein MAARALGLAGRALLRPLSSPGAQRLLSSDKGPLEGLVNAGDPMSRLIMQARNQTGGGFSPQFAENGFTAGGFRMGGNGFTAGGGRMAGNGFTAGDGRMGVNGFTAGDSRMGGIGFTAGGARMGGNGFTAGGGRSGRFNMEMLRPAGAPRVKRDVLHVTLKGKKTFVTVTDVKGNRKAGASAGCLEDRKGRSRLARYAGEATGEHMGRVASKIGLKSVVVKVKGYSFFRKKKKVIMGFADGFRGERVRTPSPIMYVHDVTQLAHNGCRLPKKVRK, from the exons ATGGCGGCGAGGGCGCTTGGGCTCGCCGGCCGAGCGCTCCTGCGGCCGCTCTCCTCGCCGGGCGCGCAGCGGCTGCTGTCCAGTGACAAG GGCCCACTGGAGGGCCTCGTGAACGCCGGTGATCCGATGAGCCGCCTCATCATGCAAGCACGGAACCAGACTGGCGGCGGTTTTTCCCCTCAATTCGCTGAGAACGGGTTCACAGCAGGTGGTTTCAGGATGGGTGGTAATGGATTTACAGCCGGTGGTGGCAGGATGGCTGGAAACGGATTCACAGCCGGTGATGGCAGGATGGGTGTAAACGGATTCACAGCCGGTGATAGCAGGATGGGCGGAATTGGATTCACAGCCGGTGGTGCCAGGATGGGTGGAAACGGATTCACAGCCGGTGGTGGCAGGTCGGGCCGGTTTAACATGGAAATGCTGCGGCCAGCAGGGGCTCCGCGAGTGAAGAGGGACGTTCTCCACGTCACGCTCAAGGGGAAGAAGACCTTTGTGACAGTGACGGACGTCAAGGGGAACAGGAAGGCTGGGGCTTCCGCTGGCTGCTTGGAGGATCGAAAGGGGCGGTCTCGTCTTGCTCGGTATGCCGGTGAAGCAACAGGGGAGCACATGGGGCGAGTCGCCAGCAAGATTGGCCTCAAGTCGGTCGTCGTGAAGGTGAAAGGATACTCCTTtttcaggaagaagaagaaggtgatCATGGGCTTTGCGGATGGTTTCCGGGGCGAAAGAGTGAGGACCCCGTCTCCTATCATGTACGTCCACGACGTGACCCAGCTCGCGCATAATGGATGCCGGCTGCCCAAAAAGGTAAGGAAGTAA
- the LOC119366532 gene encoding thioredoxin-like 4, chloroplastic: MIGSFLPLPTTSGRSLPPRATTTTTLPFPRSPLRLRRRRQIRVSVSSSSSSESNEEGAGSTNGSLPGLAPVNGEEEEEEEDESCPVECVTEFKTDEELGRFLERSRATGALVVVDFFRPSCGSCKYIEQGFMKLCKGSGDHGSPVIFLKHNVIDEYDEQSEVAERLRIKVVPLFHFYKAGVLVESFATRDKDRITAAIAKYTSPDEQEPETQPEE; the protein is encoded by the exons ATGATCGGCTCCTTCCTCCCCCTCCCCACCACCTCCGGCCGCTCCCTTCCGccccgcgccaccaccaccaccaccctcccCTTCCCAAGATCCCCACtgcgtctccgccgccgccgccagatccgcGTCTccgtgtcgtcgtcgtcgtcgtcggagaGCAACGAGGAGGGCGCGGGGAGCACCAACGGGTCCCTGCCGGGGCTTGCCCCCGTgaacggcgaggaggaggaggaggaggaggacgagtcgTGCCCGGTGGAGTGCGTGACGGAGTTCAAGACGGACGAGGAGCTGGGGCGGTTCCTGGAGCGGTCGCGGGCGACGGGCGCGCTGGTGGTGGTGGACTTCTTCCGGCCCTCCTGCGGCAGCTGCAAGTACATCGAGCAGGGCTTCATGAAGCTCTGCAAGGGCTCCGGCGACCACGGCTCCCCCGTCATCTTCCTCAAGCACAAC GTGATTGATGAGTACGACGAGCAGTCGGAGGTGGCGGAGCGGCTGCGCATCAAGGTGGTGCCGCTCTTCCATTTCTACAAGGCCGGGGTCCTGGTCGAGTCCTTCGCCACCCGGGACAAGGACAGGATCACCGCCGCCATTGCCAAGTACACCTCACCTGATGA GCAGGAGCCGGAGACGCAGCCGGAGGAGTAA
- the LOC119366534 gene encoding uncharacterized protein LOC119366534, translating into MEKQSSQELSIENKSAGFSRVEKPKVAEIQLQLLPYDVLRDILSRLSIKDVVRMSTLSGEWRQQRICHPDLVFTKDTFGISTDPDPDFTKTINAIIRDTDAKRASWTAEFIFNVESVLRPLWSTSTTTTTTLDKFAVEFGLRRKHKYYIDRWVSFSIASRAKHIAFDFTFDVDCAGPGCDQYKDVFPLCKLSGPSGSCVTSLVLGYVWLKLPPSFCGITNLRKLTLKTVFISEGDLQCLLLSCALLEHINIEWCSPLSSLRIGQELCRLQYLRVRRSELEMLELHAPNLTKFEFDEDLAQIVLSDCLRLSEATFVSNMRTQEFNDYDFDDLAFTFTELALPHVQKLFLLLNLDQVLRFSENQNSFINLRHLNMNLEIGWDPYDDSWAIGFVHLLQLSPLLEELELHVGRDRFCPPTMRMVTAAQGPLHHHLKSVHMSGFCDVLGLAELALYILGNATVLQRMVVDPVAYAETLHTDDIYSVSKAGSIEGDHYHADQNRMFAEQILGSEEFRHIVTIL; encoded by the exons ATGGAGAAACAGAGCAGCCAAGAACTTTCGATCGAAAATAAGAGCGCTGGTTTCAGTAGGGTGGAGAAACCTAAGGTGGCAGAGATTCAGCTTCAACTTCTACCCTAT GACGTTTTGCGCGACATACTGTCACGGTTGTCAATCAAGGatgtcgtgaggatgagcacgcttTCTGGTGAATGGAGACAGCAGCGGATATGCCACCCAGATCTGGTCTTCACCAAAGACACCTTTGGCATCAGTACTGACCCAGATCCGGACTTCACCAAAACCATTAATGCCATCATTAGAGACACGGATGCTAAACGAGCATCCTGGACTGCTGAATTCATCTTCAATGTGGAGAGTGTATTGCGCCCACTGTGGTCTACTTCTACTACAACTACGACTACGCTGGACAAGTTTGCTGTTGAATTTGGTCTCCGCAGAAAGCATAAGTATTACATTGATAGATGGGTTAGCTTTTCCATTGCGTCAAGGGCCAAGCACATTGCTTTCGATTTCACATTTGATGTCGATTGCGCTGGCCCTGGATGTGACCAGTACAAGGATGTTTTCCCGCTGTGCAAGCTCAGTGGCCCAAGCGGCTCTTGTGTCACATCTCTTGTTCTGGGCTATGTATGGTTAAAGCTGCCCCCCAGTTTCTGCGGTATCACAAACCTTAGGAAACTTACACTAAAAACGGTGTTCATCAGTGAAGGTGATCTCCAGTGCCTGTTGCTAAGTTGTGCTCTTCTCGAGCATATAAACATAGAGTGGTGCTCCCCCTTGTCAAGTTTACGCATAGGGCAGGAACTGTGCAGGTTGCAGTACCTGCGTGTGCGCCGTTCTGAACTGGAAATGTTAGAGTTGCATGCTCCAAATCTTACCAAATTTGAGTTCGACGAAGATCTCGCACAAATTGTGCTCAGTGATTGCTTGAGGTTGTCGGAGGCAACCTTTGTATCAAACATGAGGACTCAAGAGTTCAATGATTATGATTTCGATGACTTGGCCTTCACCTTCACCGAGCTTGCTCTTCCTCATGTGCAAAAACTATTTCTACTTTTGAATTTGGATCAG GTGCTAAGATTCAGTGAAAACCAGAATAGCTTCATCAATTTGAGGCATCTGAACATGAACCTTGAGATCGGGTGGGATCCATATGATGATAGTTGGGCAATAGGGTTTGTTCATCTTTTGCAATTATCACCTCTCTTAGAAGAATTAGAACTGCAT GTTGGTCGTGATAGATTTTGCCCTCCTACTATGAGGATGGTGACAGCtgcgcaagggcctctgcatcatcACCTCAAGAGTGTCCACATGTCTGGATTTTGTGATGTATTGGGGCTAGCTGAGCTGGCGCTCTACATCCTTGGGAATGCTACTGTACTTCAACGTATGGTGGTAGATCCAGTGGCGTATGCCGAGACTCTTCACACTGATGATATCTATTCAGTCAGCAAGGCTGGTAGTATCGAGGGGGACCATTACCATGCCGATCAGAATAGGATGTTTGCAGAGCAAATCCTTGGCAGCGAGGAGTTCCGTCATATCGTCACCATTTTGTGA